A genomic stretch from Carassius auratus strain Wakin chromosome 35, ASM336829v1, whole genome shotgun sequence includes:
- the LOC113054482 gene encoding reticulon-4 receptor-like 1 produces the protein MFRRGCGLEFLLVLCGLELTQACPRHCICYDSPSTVSCQAHNFLVVPEGIPAQSERVFLQNNKIQRLLQGHFSPTTVMLWLYSNNISYIQPSTFMGFTRLEELDLGDNKHLRSLASDTFQGLTRLHALHLYHCGLITLPAGLFEGLHNLQYLYLQNNQLEFLEDDMFIDLLNLSHLFLHGNRLWSLHQNTFRGLGALDRLLLHQNRLQWVHKQAFHDLRRLTTLYLFNNSLPELPAESLAQLPALEYLRLNDNPWECDCKAVPLWDWLRRFRGSTSLLICVAPPELAGKDLKRLTKEELPSCTGSESLHQRKSSQGDVGVSLKKDHHHRSRNHHHPHLPHQDQYYPTSPSLLPRPPKPGRNRNCTRHRSRKGNAQNDVYNLTELANTESDEKSDPSKPRRKNKCIPRTSVGAPSGVQRANSRAVSLWSPCFIIPLCLLVCFTALIFR, from the exons GCTGTGGTCTGGAGTTTCTCCTGGTGCTGTGTGGTTTAGAGTTGACCCAGGCTTGTCCTCGTCACTGCATCTGCTACGACTCTCCCAGCACGGTGAGCTGCCAGGCTCACAACTTCCTGGTGGTTCCAGAGGGAATCCCAGCCCAGAGTGAGCGCGTCTTTCTGCAAAACAACAAGATCCAGCGACTGCTACAGGGCCATTTCAGCCCCACCACAGTCATGCTTTGGCTCTACTCCAACAATATCTCATACATCCAGCCCTCCACATTCATGGGCTTCACCCGGCTGGAGGAGCTCGATCTGGGGGACAACAAACATCTCCGCTCTCTGGCTTCTGACACTTTTCAGGGCCTGACCAGACTTCATGCTCTGCACCTCTACCACTGTGGCCTGATCACTCTGCCTGCTGGCTTGTTTGAGGGGCTGCACAACCTGCAGTACCTCTATTTACAG AACAACCAGTTGGAGTTTCTTGAGGATGACATGTTCATTGATCTTCTGAATCTGAGCCATTTATTTCTGCATGGAAATCGGCTGTGGAGTCTCCACCAGAACACTTTCCGTGGCCTGGGGGCACTCGATCGATTGCTGCTCCATCAAAACCGACTCCAGTGGGTTCACAAACAGGCTTTCCACGACCTGCGCCGCCTGACGACTCTCTACCTGTTTAACAACTCCTTACCTGAACTTCCAGCTGAAAGCTTGGCTCAGCTGCCAGCACTGGAGTACCTACGTCTCAACGACAACCCTTGGGAGTGTGACTGCAAGGCCGTGCCGCTCTGGGATTGGCTGCGGCGCTTCCGTGGCTCCACCTCCTTGTTAATATGCGTGGCTCCGCCAGAGCTGGCTGGGAAGGATCTGAAAAGGTTGACAAAAGAAGAGCTGCCTTCCTGTACAGGCTCAGAGTCGCTCCACCAGCGCAAATCCAGCCAGGGGGACGTGGGAGTGTCGTTGAAGAAAGATCATCATCATCGATCGCGcaatcatcatcatcctcacctgCCACATCAGGATCAATACTACCCCACCTCCCCATCGCTGCTGCCTCGACCACCCAAGCCGGGACGCAACAGGAACTGCACGAGGCATCGAAGTCGCAAGGGAAATGCTCAAAACGATGTGTATAACCTAACAGAGTTAGCCAACACGGAATCAGACGAAAAATCTGACCCATCAAAACCAAGACGAAAGAACAAATGCATCCCACGGACTTCGGTGGGTGCCCCTAGTGGCGTGCAAAGAGCGAACAGCAGGGCGGTGTCCCTCTGGTCACCTTGTTTCATCATCCCCCTTTGCttattggtgtgtttcactgccCTTATTTTCCGCTGA